Proteins from a single region of Scatophagus argus isolate fScaArg1 chromosome 23, fScaArg1.pri, whole genome shotgun sequence:
- the ttc29 gene encoding tetratricopeptide repeat protein 29 isoform X3, whose product MLQEGYHRSFSELFCLLSSDQDRRAAAEPGSAVRLQTPLEEQRDKVETIRLHLSQSEEAERKGSWSTACEQRLFLGQYFSAPEDLWLSLHFYHSCTDREQGRHSRLSTEARACMAELYLQQGELEQARQQVELCIKQARDRSCVDSAGRPLRLRALQTLWRIYSRLADVQLDAADYSEALTLLHKGYSTAAESEDKQIEGEATYRLGLTYQRAGDHDTAKQFFNTCMQIYGTLQDADGLGKAYRAMAKCMESEGNVHETVQCLETLADISRSNGLQHTLADAYLCLGSIYYKTSRYRRACEFFLRGYEAACVLEDAALLQKAQVLVASARAHALIGKYNDDVESATPAALRRLLAWKESRVHQELDTDPADNTTTACS is encoded by the exons ATGCTTCAAGAAGGCTATCACAG GTCCTTCTCTGAGCTCTTCTGCCTGCTGAGCTCTGATCAGGATCGGAGGGCAGCGGCTGAACCAGGATCAGCTGTCAGGCTTCAGACTCCACTGGAGGAACAACGGGACAAAGTGGAGACCATTAGACTGCACCTGAGCCAGTCCGAGGAGGCTGAAAGGAAGg gTTCCTGGTCAACAGCGTGTGAGCAGCGTCTGTTTTTGGGTCAGTACTTCTCGGCTCCAGAGGATCTCTGGCTCAGTTTGCACTTTTACCACAGCTGTACAGACAGAGAGCAAGGACGCCACTCGAGACTGTCCACCGAGGCCCGGGCATGCATGGCTGAGCTCTACCTGCAGCAAG GTGAGCTGGAGCAGGCgaggcagcaggtggagctgtgCATCAAGCAGGCGCGGGACCGCAGCTGTGTAGACTCAGCCGGTCGGCCCCTGAGGCTCCGGGCCCTCCAAACGCTGTGGAGGATCTACAGCCGTTTGGCCGACGTGCAGCTGGACGCCGCAGACTACAGCGAGGCCCTGACGCTGCTCCACAAAGGCTACAGCACGGCTGCTGAGT ctgaagacaaacagaTCGAAGGGGAGGCCACCTATCGACTGGGACTGACCTATCAGAGGGCAGGAGACCATGACACAGCCAAACAG TTCTTCAACACGTGTATGCAGATTTACGGGACACTGCAGGATGCCGACGGGCTGGGGAAGGCCTACAGGGCCATGGCCAAGTGTATGgagag tgagggaAACGTGCATGAGACAGTGCAGTGTCTGGAGACGTTAGCCGACATCTCCCGTAGCAACGGACTGCAACACACCCTGGCGGACGCCTACCTGTGTCTGGGCAGCATCTACTATAAGACG AGTCGGTACAGGAGGGCCTGTGAGTTCTTCCTGCGGGGTTACGAAGCCGCCTGTGTCCTCGAAGACGCCGCCCTGCTTCAGAAAGCGCAG GTGTTGGTGGCCAGTGCTCGCGCTCACGCCCTCATCGGGAAGTACAACGACGACGTGGAGTCGGCCACGCCCGCCGCCCTGCGACGACTGCTGGCCTGGAAAGAGTCCAGAGTACATCAGGAACTCGACACAGACCCTGCAGATAATACTACTACTGCCTGCTCCTAA
- the slc10a7 gene encoding sodium/bile acid cotransporter 7 isoform X2: MGLLATIRREWFIIGILLVILSAKVQPSIGVRGGPLRPEITVAYVAVSLIFFNSGLSLKTEELTSALLHVRLHLFVQSFTLIFFPLAIWLLLRVLALTAIDQWLLRGLQTVSCMPPPVSSAVILTKAVGGNEAAAIFNSAFGSFLGIVVTPVLLLLFLGSSSSVPFSSIFSQLFMTVVVPLILGQVCRGFLRECLERRKPPFGAISSAVLLMIIYTTFCDTFSNPNIELDPTSLLLVVLIIFSIQVSFMLLTFAFSTRSGSGFSPADTVAIMFCSTHKSLTLGIPMLKIVFAGYEHLSLISVPLLIYHPAQILLGSVLVPTIRGWMTSRQKFSLLLR; encoded by the exons ATGGGCCTCCTGGCGACCATACGGAGGGAATGGTTCATCATCGGGATACTTCTGGTCATCTTATCGGCCAAAGTGCAGCCCAGCATCGGTGTCAGAGGAG gtCCGTTGAGGCCAGAGATCACCGTGGCCTACGTCGCTGTCTCGCTCATTTTCTTCAACAGCGGCCTGTCGCTGAAGACGGAG GAGTTGACCAGCGCGTTGCTTCACGTTCGCCTCCACCTGTTCGTTCAGTCCTTCACGCTCATCTTCTTCCCGCTCGCCATCTGGCTGCTGCTCAGAGTGCTCGCACTGACCGCCATCGACCAATGGCTGCTCAGAgg GTTACAGACGGTGAGCTGCATGCCCCCTCCGGTCTCCTCTGCTGTTATTCTCACCAAGGCTGTCGGAGGCAAcgag GCTGCTGCCATCTTTAACTCGGCGTTTGGAAGCTTCCTG GGGATCGTAGTAACTccggtgctgctgctgctgttt ctcggCTCTTCGTCCTCCGttcccttctcctccatcttctctcaGCTCTTCATGACTGTGGTGGTTCCTCTGATCCTGGGTCAG gtgtgtcgTGGTTTCCTCAGGGAGTGTCTGGAGCGGCGAAAGCCTCCGTTCGGCGCCATCAGCAGCGCCGTCCTCCTCATGATCATCTACACCACCTTCTGTGACACGTTCAGCAACCCCAACATCGAGCTGGACCCCACCAGCCTGCTGCTGGTCGTCCTCATCA ttttCTCCATCCAGGTGAGCTTCATGCTGCTCACGTTCGCTTTTTCTACCAG gtcGGGTTCAGGATTCAGCCCTGCAGACACTGTGGCCATCATGTTCTGCTCCACACACAAGTCTCTGACTCTGG GCATCCCCATGTTAAAGATCGTGTTTGCAGGTTACGAGCATCTCTCCCTGATCTCAGTGCCTCTGCTGATCTACCACCCGGCTCAGATCCTGCTGGGCTCCGTGCTCGTACCGACCATCCGCGGCTGGATGACGAGCCGGCagaag ttTAGTCTGTTGTTGCGATAG
- the slc10a7 gene encoding sodium/bile acid cotransporter 7 isoform X1: protein MGLLATIRREWFIIGILLVILSAKVQPSIGVRGGPLRPEITVAYVAVSLIFFNSGLSLKTEELTSALLHVRLHLFVQSFTLIFFPLAIWLLLRVLALTAIDQWLLRGLQTVSCMPPPVSSAVILTKAVGGNEAAAIFNSAFGSFLGIVVTPVLLLLFLGSSSSVPFSSIFSQLFMTVVVPLILGQVCRGFLRECLERRKPPFGAISSAVLLMIIYTTFCDTFSNPNIELDPTSLLLVVLIIFSIQVSFMLLTFAFSTRSGSGFSPADTVAIMFCSTHKSLTLGIPMLKIVFAGYEHLSLISVPLLIYHPAQILLGSVLVPTIRGWMTSRQKATKLSALQPV, encoded by the exons ATGGGCCTCCTGGCGACCATACGGAGGGAATGGTTCATCATCGGGATACTTCTGGTCATCTTATCGGCCAAAGTGCAGCCCAGCATCGGTGTCAGAGGAG gtCCGTTGAGGCCAGAGATCACCGTGGCCTACGTCGCTGTCTCGCTCATTTTCTTCAACAGCGGCCTGTCGCTGAAGACGGAG GAGTTGACCAGCGCGTTGCTTCACGTTCGCCTCCACCTGTTCGTTCAGTCCTTCACGCTCATCTTCTTCCCGCTCGCCATCTGGCTGCTGCTCAGAGTGCTCGCACTGACCGCCATCGACCAATGGCTGCTCAGAgg GTTACAGACGGTGAGCTGCATGCCCCCTCCGGTCTCCTCTGCTGTTATTCTCACCAAGGCTGTCGGAGGCAAcgag GCTGCTGCCATCTTTAACTCGGCGTTTGGAAGCTTCCTG GGGATCGTAGTAACTccggtgctgctgctgctgttt ctcggCTCTTCGTCCTCCGttcccttctcctccatcttctctcaGCTCTTCATGACTGTGGTGGTTCCTCTGATCCTGGGTCAG gtgtgtcgTGGTTTCCTCAGGGAGTGTCTGGAGCGGCGAAAGCCTCCGTTCGGCGCCATCAGCAGCGCCGTCCTCCTCATGATCATCTACACCACCTTCTGTGACACGTTCAGCAACCCCAACATCGAGCTGGACCCCACCAGCCTGCTGCTGGTCGTCCTCATCA ttttCTCCATCCAGGTGAGCTTCATGCTGCTCACGTTCGCTTTTTCTACCAG gtcGGGTTCAGGATTCAGCCCTGCAGACACTGTGGCCATCATGTTCTGCTCCACACACAAGTCTCTGACTCTGG GCATCCCCATGTTAAAGATCGTGTTTGCAGGTTACGAGCATCTCTCCCTGATCTCAGTGCCTCTGCTGATCTACCACCCGGCTCAGATCCTGCTGGGCTCCGTGCTCGTACCGACCATCCGCGGCTGGATGACGAGCCGGCagaag gCGACGAAGCTGTCGGCTCTTCAGCCCGTCTGA